One window from the genome of Oncorhynchus gorbuscha isolate QuinsamMale2020 ecotype Even-year linkage group LG14, OgorEven_v1.0, whole genome shotgun sequence encodes:
- the LOC123994429 gene encoding cystine/glutamate transporter-like, which produces MGIDGIQSKEEGDKVKEKKEDEVIHLRRTIGLLPAISFIIGTVVGSGIFIAPKGVLINSGSVGMSLVVWALCGVLSTFGALCYAELGTTFTKSGGHYTYLLETLGPLPAFLRLWAEFLFIRPAVASYVSLAFGRYVVDPFFSPCAPPTALIKLVSILGVTFVVAINCWSVTLASRTQVTLTFIKMFALVLIIVPGITALARGQTENFQNGFEIDTLTLDKLPLAFYSGLYAYGGWFYLNFVTEEIINPNRNIPRAIIFSMVTVTVCYVLVNVAYYTMMTAEELLVSDAVAVTFANRALHGLASVIPVLVAVSCLGALNGGFFGAPRMLFVGAREGHWPVLFSMIHIRRNTPLPAILLLYPLVVVMVARGEIFQLINFASFSRWLFIAMATMGMLIHRYRFPLHPRPFKVPLAIAVTFTVVCFFIVGLSLYSDPWNTGGSCALTLSGIPVYYLTVHRSHLPTRWRKIFNYCSKQLQILLEVAQQEVPTY; this is translated from the exons ATGGGCATAGATGGAATTCAGTCGAAGGAAGAGGGGGATAAGGTGAAGGAGAAGAAAGAAGATGAAGTGATCCACCTGAGGAGGACAATAGGTCTGCTTCCGGCTATCTCCTTCATCATCGGTACCGTGGTGGGCAGCGGCATCTTCATTGCACCAAAAGGGGTTCTGATCAACAGTGGTAGTGTGGGGATGTCACTGGTGGTTTGGGCACTGTGTGGGGTCCTCTCCACCTTCG GGGCCTTGTGCTATGCTGAGCTGGGAACCACCTTTACAAAGTCAGGGGGCCACTACACCTATCTGCTGGAGACATTAGGACCCTTGCCTGCGTTCCTGCGTCTCTGGGCAGAGTTTTTATTCATCAG GCCAGCTGTCGCATCCTACGTGTCCCTGGCGTTCGGACGCTATGTGGTGGATCCCTTTTTCAGCCCTTGTGCTCCTCCCACAGCACTGATTAAACTGGTCAGCATCcttggagtga CATTTGTGGTGGCGATAAACTgctggagtgtgaccctggcatCTCGCACCCAGGTCACGCTGACATTCATCAAGATGTTTGCCCTGGTCTTAATCATCGTTCCTGGCATCACGGCATTAGCCAGAG gacagacagagaactTTCAGAATGGCTTTGAGATTGATACATTAACACTGGATAAGCTACCATTGGCCTTTTATTCTGGTCTATATGCCTATGGTGGATG GTTTTATCTGAATTTTGTCACAGAGGAGATCATTAACCCAAATAG AAACATCCCACGGGCAATCATCTTCTCCAtggtgactgtgactgtgtgctaCGTTCTTGTCAACGTGGCCTATTACACCATGATGACAGCAGAGGAGCTTCTTGTGTCTGACGCTGTGGCTGTG ACGTTTGCCAATCGTGCGCTTCACGGCTTGGCCTCTGTGATTCCTGTACTGGTAGCTGTATCCTGTCTTGGTGCGCTGAACGGTGGCTTCTTTGGAGCACCCAG GATGCTGTTCGTGGGGGCCAGGGAGGGAcactggccagtcctcttctcaATGATCCATATCCGTAGAAACACGCCTCTGCCTGCTATTCTGCTACTG TATCCgttggtggtagtgatggtggcaAGAGGAGAGATATTCCAGCTGATCAACTTTGCCTCCTTCTCTCGGTGGCTCTTCATTGCCATGGCGACCATGGGGATGCTCATCCATCGCTACCGCTTCCCCCTCCACCCAAGACCCTTCAAG GTGCCACTGGCCATTGCAGTCACCTTCACAGTGGTGTGCTTCTTCATCGTTGGGCTGTCTCTGTACtcagacccctggaacacaggGGGCAGCTGTGCTCTCACCCTGTCTGGAATCCCTGTCTACTACCTGACCGTGCACCGCTCACACCTGCCCACCCGATGGAGAAAAATATTCA ACTACTGCAGTAAGCAGCTCCAGATACTGCTGGAGGTGGCTCAGCAGGAAGTTCCGACCTACTAA
- the LOC123994428 gene encoding forkhead box protein M1-like isoform X2 — MKQSPRRPLILRRRKLPFQLNEPTLDGSIEEPDGLRHKEPSTSKPSGGQCFPDGIRIMDHPTMPGTQVVVIPKTADLQSVIGALTAKGKECGSQGPNKFILLSGGGCIEDGADSFCQPSYMRGCNSGRGSMALVTQLEKATPMDCLKDTRTLTTIKPLNRDLDCSPLDDSLTNIQWLGRMNTDGLDPDPAKAANKENHDTCQQILQSQSERMEAHRVVKDPLSERPPYSYMAMIQFAINSKKSRRMTLKEIYTWIEDHFPYFRKVAKPGWKNSIRHNLSLHDMFIRETTQDGKISYWTIRPEANRCLTLDQVYKTESDPTSISSRTMQQQKRIAPEIKKTSASVPERKMKPLLPRADSYLVPIQLPFTQSLFLSSSTQLPLSAPQQKSSSSGGGKRVRIAPKVTYSDASTVMLYAPPVEMKEEQVCVPLTSVAPRAVLTNTRKEVSSSRRKQRLVLPSNEEPVLLFPDSTFFDSGLASDGSAFQDAELDPRPEPDSPCREFSFKTPIKSSHPASSTPSKPPTVLLEPWRVTPLGKERGGMLDFSPIRTPGPNFTPHRHDHTPFSFSSTPFKDLPLFNSPRELLTSAHSSSAAGPTDTCSPGPKRLQGCSRVLQIGGPSTANHSLTEGLVLDTMNDSLSKILVDISFSGLEDDDLGMGNISWSQLIPELK; from the exons ATGAAACAGAGCCCAAGAAGGCCCCTTATCCTTAGGAGGAGGAAGCTTCCTTTCCAGCTAAATGAACCAACACTTGATGGCTCAATTGAGGAGCCGGATGGACTACGACACAAGGAACCATCCACATCCAAACCCTCAGGTGGCCAGTGCTTTCCTGATGGCATCCGCATCATGGACCATCCCACCATGCCTGGCACACAAGTGGTTGTCATCCCCAAAACTGCAGACCTTCAGAGTGTAATTGGGGCCCTCACTGCCAAGGGGAAGGAGTGTGGCTCTCAAGGACCAAACAAATTCATCCTTCTAAGTGGTGGCGGCTGTATCGAGGATGGTGCAGATTCTTTCTGTCAACCTAGCTATATGAGAGGATGCAACTCTGGTAGGGGTAGCATGGCTCTTGTCACACAGCTAGAGAAGGCAACACCAATGGACTGCCTAAAGGATACTAGGACTTTGACTACAATTAAACCAT TGAATAGGGACCTTGATTGCAGTCCTCTAGATGACAGCCTTACTAACATCCAGTGGCTTGGGAGGATGAATACAGACGGTCTTGACCCAGATCCTGCTAAAGCTGCCAACAAAGAGAATCATGACACTTGCCAACAGATTCTCCAG TCACAAAGTGAGCGAATGGAAGCACACAGGGTTGTCAAAGACCCCTTGTCAGAGAGACCACCCTACTCGTACATGGCAATGATTCAGTTTGCCATCAACAGTAAGAAGAGCAGGAGGATGACATTGAAAGAGATCTACACTTGGATTGAGGATCACTTTCCATACTTCAGAAAGGTGGCCAAGCCAGGCTGGAAG AATTCCATCCGCCACAATCTTTCCCTGCATGACATGTTCATCCGTGAGACAACACAAGATGGCAAGATCTCCTACTGGACCATCCGCCCAGAGGCCAATCGCTGCCTTACTCTTGACCAGGTTTACAAG ACTGAGTCTGATCCAACTTCCATCTCGTCTCGGACCATGCAG CAACAAAAGAGAATTGCTCCGGAAATCAAGAAAACATCTGCCAGTGTCCCTG AGAGGAAGATGAAGCCCCTTCTTCCTCGTGCAGACTCCTACCTGGTCCCCATCCAGCTGCCTTTCACCCAGTCACTCTTCCTGTCCTCATCCACACAgctccccctctctgccccccaaCAGAAATCTAGCTCCTCAGGGGGGGGCAAGAGGGTCCGTATAGCTCCTAAG GTTACGTACAGTGATGCCTCCACGGTGATGCTGTATGCTCCTCCAGTTGAGATGAAGGAGGAGCAGGTCTGTGTGCCCCTGACCTCCGTTGCCCCTAGGGCTGTTCTGACCAACACCAGGAAGGAAGTCAGTAGCTCCCGTCGCAAGCAGCGCCTCGTCCTCCCTTCCAATGAGGAGCCCGTGCTCCTCTTCCCTGACAGCACCTTCTTCGACTCGGGCCTGGCCTCCGACGGCTCCGCCTTCCAGGATGCAGAGCTCGATCCCCGGCCGGAGCCTGACAGCCCCTGCAGGGAGTTCTCTTTCAAGACCCCCATCAAGAGCAGCCACCCAGCCTCCTCCACCCCCAGCAAGCCACCCACTGTACTGTTAGAGCCCTGGAGGGTGACCCCGCTGGGCAAGGAGAGAGGCGGCATGCTGGACTTCAGCCCCATCCGCACCCCCGGCCCCAACTTCACCCCGCACCGCCATGACCACACCCCCTTCAGCTTCAGTAGCACTCCCTTTAAGGACCTGCCCTTGTTCAACTCCCCTCGCGAGCTGCTCACCTCTGCACACTCCTCATCTGCGGCTGGCCCCACCGACACCTGCTCCCCGGGGCCGAAGCGTCTGCAGGGCTGCTCCAGAGTGCTCCAGATCGGGGGTCCCTCCACAGCTAACCACTCCCTTACGGAGGGCTTGGTCCTGGACACCATGAACGACAGCCTGAGCAAGATCTTGGTGGATATCAGCTTCTCTGGCCTGGAGGATGATGATCTGGGTATGGGGAACATCAGCTGGTCTCAGCTCATCCCTGAACTCAAGTAG
- the LOC123994428 gene encoding forkhead box protein M1-like isoform X3: protein MKQSPRRPLILRRRKLPFQLNEPTLDGSIEEPDGLRHKEPSTSKPSGGQCFPDGIRIMDHPTMPGTQVVVIPKTADLQSVIGALTAKGKECGSQGPNKFILLSGGGCIEDGADSFCQPSYMRGCNSVNRDLDCSPLDDSLTNIQWLGRMNTDGLDPDPAKAANKENHDTCQQILQSQSERMEAHRVVKDPLSERPPYSYMAMIQFAINSKKSRRMTLKEIYTWIEDHFPYFRKVAKPGWKNSIRHNLSLHDMFIRETTQDGKISYWTIRPEANRCLTLDQVYKTESDPTSISSRTMQVCEQHQQKRIAPEIKKTSASVPERKMKPLLPRADSYLVPIQLPFTQSLFLSSSTQLPLSAPQQKSSSSGGGKRVRIAPKVTYSDASTVMLYAPPVEMKEEQVCVPLTSVAPRAVLTNTRKEVSSSRRKQRLVLPSNEEPVLLFPDSTFFDSGLASDGSAFQDAELDPRPEPDSPCREFSFKTPIKSSHPASSTPSKPPTVLLEPWRVTPLGKERGGMLDFSPIRTPGPNFTPHRHDHTPFSFSSTPFKDLPLFNSPRELLTSAHSSSAAGPTDTCSPGPKRLQGCSRVLQIGGPSTANHSLTEGLVLDTMNDSLSKILVDISFSGLEDDDLGMGNISWSQLIPELK, encoded by the exons ATGAAACAGAGCCCAAGAAGGCCCCTTATCCTTAGGAGGAGGAAGCTTCCTTTCCAGCTAAATGAACCAACACTTGATGGCTCAATTGAGGAGCCGGATGGACTACGACACAAGGAACCATCCACATCCAAACCCTCAGGTGGCCAGTGCTTTCCTGATGGCATCCGCATCATGGACCATCCCACCATGCCTGGCACACAAGTGGTTGTCATCCCCAAAACTGCAGACCTTCAGAGTGTAATTGGGGCCCTCACTGCCAAGGGGAAGGAGTGTGGCTCTCAAGGACCAAACAAATTCATCCTTCTAAGTGGTGGCGGCTGTATCGAGGATGGTGCAGATTCTTTCTGTCAACCTAGCTATATGAGAGGATGCAACTCTG TGAATAGGGACCTTGATTGCAGTCCTCTAGATGACAGCCTTACTAACATCCAGTGGCTTGGGAGGATGAATACAGACGGTCTTGACCCAGATCCTGCTAAAGCTGCCAACAAAGAGAATCATGACACTTGCCAACAGATTCTCCAG TCACAAAGTGAGCGAATGGAAGCACACAGGGTTGTCAAAGACCCCTTGTCAGAGAGACCACCCTACTCGTACATGGCAATGATTCAGTTTGCCATCAACAGTAAGAAGAGCAGGAGGATGACATTGAAAGAGATCTACACTTGGATTGAGGATCACTTTCCATACTTCAGAAAGGTGGCCAAGCCAGGCTGGAAG AATTCCATCCGCCACAATCTTTCCCTGCATGACATGTTCATCCGTGAGACAACACAAGATGGCAAGATCTCCTACTGGACCATCCGCCCAGAGGCCAATCGCTGCCTTACTCTTGACCAGGTTTACAAG ACTGAGTCTGATCCAACTTCCATCTCGTCTCGGACCATGCAGGTCTGTGAACAACAT CAACAAAAGAGAATTGCTCCGGAAATCAAGAAAACATCTGCCAGTGTCCCTG AGAGGAAGATGAAGCCCCTTCTTCCTCGTGCAGACTCCTACCTGGTCCCCATCCAGCTGCCTTTCACCCAGTCACTCTTCCTGTCCTCATCCACACAgctccccctctctgccccccaaCAGAAATCTAGCTCCTCAGGGGGGGGCAAGAGGGTCCGTATAGCTCCTAAG GTTACGTACAGTGATGCCTCCACGGTGATGCTGTATGCTCCTCCAGTTGAGATGAAGGAGGAGCAGGTCTGTGTGCCCCTGACCTCCGTTGCCCCTAGGGCTGTTCTGACCAACACCAGGAAGGAAGTCAGTAGCTCCCGTCGCAAGCAGCGCCTCGTCCTCCCTTCCAATGAGGAGCCCGTGCTCCTCTTCCCTGACAGCACCTTCTTCGACTCGGGCCTGGCCTCCGACGGCTCCGCCTTCCAGGATGCAGAGCTCGATCCCCGGCCGGAGCCTGACAGCCCCTGCAGGGAGTTCTCTTTCAAGACCCCCATCAAGAGCAGCCACCCAGCCTCCTCCACCCCCAGCAAGCCACCCACTGTACTGTTAGAGCCCTGGAGGGTGACCCCGCTGGGCAAGGAGAGAGGCGGCATGCTGGACTTCAGCCCCATCCGCACCCCCGGCCCCAACTTCACCCCGCACCGCCATGACCACACCCCCTTCAGCTTCAGTAGCACTCCCTTTAAGGACCTGCCCTTGTTCAACTCCCCTCGCGAGCTGCTCACCTCTGCACACTCCTCATCTGCGGCTGGCCCCACCGACACCTGCTCCCCGGGGCCGAAGCGTCTGCAGGGCTGCTCCAGAGTGCTCCAGATCGGGGGTCCCTCCACAGCTAACCACTCCCTTACGGAGGGCTTGGTCCTGGACACCATGAACGACAGCCTGAGCAAGATCTTGGTGGATATCAGCTTCTCTGGCCTGGAGGATGATGATCTGGGTATGGGGAACATCAGCTGGTCTCAGCTCATCCCTGAACTCAAGTAG
- the LOC123994428 gene encoding forkhead box protein M1-like isoform X1 has protein sequence MKQSPRRPLILRRRKLPFQLNEPTLDGSIEEPDGLRHKEPSTSKPSGGQCFPDGIRIMDHPTMPGTQVVVIPKTADLQSVIGALTAKGKECGSQGPNKFILLSGGGCIEDGADSFCQPSYMRGCNSGRGSMALVTQLEKATPMDCLKDTRTLTTIKPLNRDLDCSPLDDSLTNIQWLGRMNTDGLDPDPAKAANKENHDTCQQILQSQSERMEAHRVVKDPLSERPPYSYMAMIQFAINSKKSRRMTLKEIYTWIEDHFPYFRKVAKPGWKNSIRHNLSLHDMFIRETTQDGKISYWTIRPEANRCLTLDQVYKTESDPTSISSRTMQVCEQHQQKRIAPEIKKTSASVPERKMKPLLPRADSYLVPIQLPFTQSLFLSSSTQLPLSAPQQKSSSSGGGKRVRIAPKVTYSDASTVMLYAPPVEMKEEQVCVPLTSVAPRAVLTNTRKEVSSSRRKQRLVLPSNEEPVLLFPDSTFFDSGLASDGSAFQDAELDPRPEPDSPCREFSFKTPIKSSHPASSTPSKPPTVLLEPWRVTPLGKERGGMLDFSPIRTPGPNFTPHRHDHTPFSFSSTPFKDLPLFNSPRELLTSAHSSSAAGPTDTCSPGPKRLQGCSRVLQIGGPSTANHSLTEGLVLDTMNDSLSKILVDISFSGLEDDDLGMGNISWSQLIPELK, from the exons ATGAAACAGAGCCCAAGAAGGCCCCTTATCCTTAGGAGGAGGAAGCTTCCTTTCCAGCTAAATGAACCAACACTTGATGGCTCAATTGAGGAGCCGGATGGACTACGACACAAGGAACCATCCACATCCAAACCCTCAGGTGGCCAGTGCTTTCCTGATGGCATCCGCATCATGGACCATCCCACCATGCCTGGCACACAAGTGGTTGTCATCCCCAAAACTGCAGACCTTCAGAGTGTAATTGGGGCCCTCACTGCCAAGGGGAAGGAGTGTGGCTCTCAAGGACCAAACAAATTCATCCTTCTAAGTGGTGGCGGCTGTATCGAGGATGGTGCAGATTCTTTCTGTCAACCTAGCTATATGAGAGGATGCAACTCTGGTAGGGGTAGCATGGCTCTTGTCACACAGCTAGAGAAGGCAACACCAATGGACTGCCTAAAGGATACTAGGACTTTGACTACAATTAAACCAT TGAATAGGGACCTTGATTGCAGTCCTCTAGATGACAGCCTTACTAACATCCAGTGGCTTGGGAGGATGAATACAGACGGTCTTGACCCAGATCCTGCTAAAGCTGCCAACAAAGAGAATCATGACACTTGCCAACAGATTCTCCAG TCACAAAGTGAGCGAATGGAAGCACACAGGGTTGTCAAAGACCCCTTGTCAGAGAGACCACCCTACTCGTACATGGCAATGATTCAGTTTGCCATCAACAGTAAGAAGAGCAGGAGGATGACATTGAAAGAGATCTACACTTGGATTGAGGATCACTTTCCATACTTCAGAAAGGTGGCCAAGCCAGGCTGGAAG AATTCCATCCGCCACAATCTTTCCCTGCATGACATGTTCATCCGTGAGACAACACAAGATGGCAAGATCTCCTACTGGACCATCCGCCCAGAGGCCAATCGCTGCCTTACTCTTGACCAGGTTTACAAG ACTGAGTCTGATCCAACTTCCATCTCGTCTCGGACCATGCAGGTCTGTGAACAACAT CAACAAAAGAGAATTGCTCCGGAAATCAAGAAAACATCTGCCAGTGTCCCTG AGAGGAAGATGAAGCCCCTTCTTCCTCGTGCAGACTCCTACCTGGTCCCCATCCAGCTGCCTTTCACCCAGTCACTCTTCCTGTCCTCATCCACACAgctccccctctctgccccccaaCAGAAATCTAGCTCCTCAGGGGGGGGCAAGAGGGTCCGTATAGCTCCTAAG GTTACGTACAGTGATGCCTCCACGGTGATGCTGTATGCTCCTCCAGTTGAGATGAAGGAGGAGCAGGTCTGTGTGCCCCTGACCTCCGTTGCCCCTAGGGCTGTTCTGACCAACACCAGGAAGGAAGTCAGTAGCTCCCGTCGCAAGCAGCGCCTCGTCCTCCCTTCCAATGAGGAGCCCGTGCTCCTCTTCCCTGACAGCACCTTCTTCGACTCGGGCCTGGCCTCCGACGGCTCCGCCTTCCAGGATGCAGAGCTCGATCCCCGGCCGGAGCCTGACAGCCCCTGCAGGGAGTTCTCTTTCAAGACCCCCATCAAGAGCAGCCACCCAGCCTCCTCCACCCCCAGCAAGCCACCCACTGTACTGTTAGAGCCCTGGAGGGTGACCCCGCTGGGCAAGGAGAGAGGCGGCATGCTGGACTTCAGCCCCATCCGCACCCCCGGCCCCAACTTCACCCCGCACCGCCATGACCACACCCCCTTCAGCTTCAGTAGCACTCCCTTTAAGGACCTGCCCTTGTTCAACTCCCCTCGCGAGCTGCTCACCTCTGCACACTCCTCATCTGCGGCTGGCCCCACCGACACCTGCTCCCCGGGGCCGAAGCGTCTGCAGGGCTGCTCCAGAGTGCTCCAGATCGGGGGTCCCTCCACAGCTAACCACTCCCTTACGGAGGGCTTGGTCCTGGACACCATGAACGACAGCCTGAGCAAGATCTTGGTGGATATCAGCTTCTCTGGCCTGGAGGATGATGATCTGGGTATGGGGAACATCAGCTGGTCTCAGCTCATCCCTGAACTCAAGTAG